ATTGTTGGTTTGGTCGAAGCCAGCGCCAATGGGGCCAAACATCTCAACTTCGCCTCTGAACAATACAGTATGGAGTCTGGAGAAGAAGTTTCCGAAAGTCCATCGAAGCTCACGATGATTTTAGGTGTTGCTGTCGTCGGGGTACTTTCCTTCCTGTTCGGGAAATTCGTATTTACACTTGTTCCCGTTTTCCTGGCCGACTTTTTACTCGGAAAATGGGTACCAGATGGCGTTCCTCAAACGTTGGCTGAAGGCGGATTTAAAATCTTGCTCCTCCTCGGTTACATTACAGCGATTGCACAAGCTCCGTTGATTAAAAGGCTTTTTCAATACCACGGAGCCGAGCATAAGGTGATTAACGCATTCGAATCCGGGGTAGAATTAACAGTAGCTAATGTACAAAAATTTTCCGCTCTGCATTATCGTTGCGGGAGCAGTTTTCTCATTTTCTCAGTGTTCGTCGGTGTAGTGATTTACTCACTGTTCAGTTATGACTCCCTGACGGAGAGGGTCGTACAACGCATTGTTCTTTTGCCACTGGTAATCGGCGTCTCTTATGAGGTTTTGCAGTGGACAAACAAGCTCCGTGATGTACCAGTCCTACGTTACCTTGGTTATCCAGGATTGTGGTTGCAAAAGATCACAACTCGTGAACCAGATGACAGCCAAGTCGAGGTAGCCATCGCTTCCTTCCAAAAGATGCGGGAGCTTGATCAGAAGCACGTGCAGGAAAGAATGGTTACGACCGGATAACGTGAGGCATTTTTATTCCCATAGAGGTGAAGCCCTATGTTACGCCGTATTCCACCAGTGATTCTGATAGTGATCGTATTGGCGATTTACGGATTTTTGATAACACTCATCAATGATCCTGTCAGTACGATTATCATCTTGGGATTATCCGTTGTACTTTTCTTGGTCGTGCGCAACTATTTACAAACCGGCTCCTTCTTTTCACAAGGCGCAGGCAAACCTAGACAGCCAAAGGTCAAGGTGAAACCAAAGCCCTCCATTGCCCGGCAAGCAGTGAAAAAGCAGTCGACTACCCCGAGAAAAGATCATCCGTTTCGTGTGATCGAAGGCAGTAAAGGGAAGCAAAAAGAGAAACAAGACGAAAAATCGCAAAATAATATCTCCCACTGAAAACAAAAACAGGTTGCCTGAATCGGCAACCTGTTTTTTATTAGACCAGTATTTTCGGAGAGCTATTGCGAAACACTTTGACATAATCTTCAAAATCCCATTGCGCCAAAAATTTGTGAGCCGCTGCCTCCCCTGACTCAAACAATTGTTGCCGCATTTCTTTTGACAGCTGAAATTGGGTAGTCCTCACCCCTAATGTATGAATAAAAATCGTCCGAACGGCTTTTGCCTTTTCCACAAACAAACGGTCATGGGCATCGAGCATGGTCGCCAGTAATCCCCGAGAGAAGGAAAAAAGACCGTTGATGCTAGTCGCTTCTCTCTTGTCTTGATCATCACTCAGGCGAAAACCAATCGTCGGCCACCGGGGAGTCCCCGGTACATCAAATAACCACACCGGGTAGTTGCTCAATAATGCGCCATCGACGATGTAGTGCACATGTCCAGCACTTGTCAGCTTTGCAGGCTGAAAAAAGAACGGAATCGAGGAAGACATACGAACGGCTCGTGCCACAGGAAAATCATCGGGTTCTACACCATACCGTGCCAAATCGTCAGGTAATATAAGCATTTTTCCGTCAGTGACATCAGATGCGACAACTTTCAGCTTACCAGGCGGAAGATCTCCGAATGTTCGTACTCCTTTTCGTAGTAACAACTCCTCTATGAACAACTCGATTCGATCTGCTCGATAAATCCCTTCCCGCACGACTAGTTCATAGATTGGTCCGATGAGAGGGAGCCTGCCCAGCCCTGAGCGCTTGAGAAAGTGAAGGTAATCCAGCTCTTCAAAGATCGGTTTCAACTCATGGCTAGAATAGCCTGCGCCGAGCAAAGCTGCAACAATGGAGCCTGCCGAGGTACCAGCGAGCCTTTCCCAGGTGTATCCATTCTCCTCCATGACTCGCAAGGCACCAATAAAAGCGATTCCTTTAACGCCGCCACCTTCAAAGACCGCATCCGCTTTCACCTTGTTTCCCCTCCCTAAAATTCCTCCCCATTTTCCATGTATAAGACGACAGCTTTTCCATTACCACAAAGAAAAACGCAAGCCAGGTCGGCTTGCGCTATAATACGATAAAGATATAGACTATTCCTCTTTTTGCTCATCTAACAAACGAATGTTACGAAGCTCTTCTATACGTTTTGGATCTGCCTCGAAGTACTGAACCAGATACTCCAGGCATGTAATCGATTCCCAGCTCAGGTGGTGCTCGATTCCTTCCACATCCTGATAAATATGCTCTTCATCCAAGCCAATGATCCGCATAAATTCTTCCAAAAGACTGTGACGGTCCACTAGGCGTTTTCCGATTTTCTTCCCTTTTGGCGTCAAGACAAGCCCACGGTATTTTTCATAAACGAGATACTTGTCTTTGTCTAGCTTCTGAACCATTTTCGTGACCGAAGAGGGATGTACTTCCAACGCTTCAGCAATATCGGAGACACGAGCATAGCCCTTTTCTTCAATTAAGTTGTAAATGCGTTCCAAATAGTCTTCCATACTCGGCGTCGGCGGCATTGTGAACCCCTCATTTCCAAACCGTTATTTCATCTAGCCAAAAAAGGCACGTAGAAATATGATACCGCGTAATGAGAAGCATTTGCAAGAGAAAAGTACCTATCTCAGCTGTTTTTCTGGTGTTGGATTCATCATTTGGACATATTGTACGAGTTGTTGACCCAACTGCTCCATACGCGCCTGTAGACGCTCATCCTTCAGCTTGCCTTCTGGTGTAAAGGCATTGTAAGCACTTGGGATGGAAGGGCTAGATGGCAACGGCCATGCATGCAGGTTGCGCATGATTAACTGCAAGGTGTTGACCGTGTTCGTAGCACCCATGCTTCCCCCAGCGACCCCAATAATGGCAACCTGCTTGTCACGCAAAATGCGCCCTTCCAGGAAGTCAATGGCGTTTTTCAAAGCACCTGTCATTGTGCCATGGTATTCAGGCGAACCGATCACAAGTCCATCCGCTTCAGAAACCGCTTTGACAAATTGATGGACAATGTCAGGGTACGTACTAGTATCATCACGATCATCATACAGCGGCAGCTTCCAGTCCGCGAGATGAATCATTTCAACATCGGCACCTGCAGCCTTCGCTGCTTCGAGTACAATATGAATCGCTTGTTTTGTCGTAGAATTGGCATTCATACTTCCGGCTATTCCTACAATTTTCATGGTTTCACCCCATCGATAATCTAAATACTGGTATGATCATCATTATATTCCATTAAGTATATTTTGTAAACATTTATGTTTATTTAATATCGTCTGTTCTGAACATACCTGTTTGTCTCATACACTTGTACCAAGTTGCAAGTGAGGATGATGCCTATGGACAAAGTCGCTTGGCATATCGCCGTGCTTTTTGCAGGGTCTGCGTTAGGTGGATTCTACTTGGGTGGATATGAGTGGTTACGCTTTTTTACTTATTTCGGTTCCTGGGGAACAATAGGCATTGCACTTGCGGCTCTTGGCCTCGGCTGGTTCGGCGTCCAGCTGTTGACCTTTTGCCATCGCAAGCAAATACGCTCCCTGTACGAGCTGTACTACGTATTGTGTGGCGAAGCATTCGCTTCTAGCCTATCTGTCATCACCCACATTCTGCTATTGGGCTATACAGGAGTCATGCTTGGCCAACAGGCAGATTTCCTCTTGGAGGAGCTCTCTCCCCTATGGTTCATCCTTCTGACCATTGCAGCCATCTTCTTTATCATAAATCGTTGGAGATGGATTGTCACTGCAACAGCCATATCTCTATCCATCGGTTTATTATTATTCGGATTGATTTTCAGCGCACAAACCCATGTGCCAATCCCGAGCTTGGGTTATCAACTGAATGTGAACTGGCTGATTCACGCCGTATTTTTCCTTGCCTTGCATTTTCTTATCAGCTTGGCCACGACTCTACCTCTGGCAGTGCATGCGTCCCATGAGCGATCTGTTCGGCTGGGGGCAATCATCGGAGCTGGAATCTTCCTTTTGTTCACAATGTTAGGTCAAGCTATCCTTCTTGCCCACTGGCATGATGCCCACGCCTCTGTACTGCCTATCAAACAAATTTTGGTTCAAATGATGACGGGTGGCGATTGGCTTCTCGCTATTCTCTCACTTGTACATGGTGGAGTCATTGTCGCAGCCCTACTCTACTCGCTGACACATCCCATTGCGACACGTCAACATCTACAAATGCTGCCACTGATTGTCGTCATGCTGCTTACCGTATTTGTATTCGCTCTCCTCACACTCATTGTTCCGTGGAGTATGTCTGCAATCGCCAGTGCAGCAACCTATTGTGGCATGTTCGTAATGGGCTGGTATGTGTGGAAGCATCAGAATTGACCTGATCGTTTACTCGTAGTCCCTGTGGTCAAGACAGAATCTTGGCCACTTTTTTTCGCATGATAGGAGCCAATTCAATATTTCTTACTCTCTCTCATTTTATCACATATGAAAAACGTCCCCCGAAGGAGACGTTTACTGCAAAGCCTCACTCTCTGCTCTTAGCTGTCCCCCATTTGGAGAACCCAGCAGATAAGCTGGCGTTGTTTGTTCCGTAATTTTGTGAATCGCTGAAAGGACCGCCTTTGTCGCCGTTGTGATTTGTTCCCAATCCATTTGCGCCAAGGAGTCATCTGTTGCTTGTCCCGTCCCTGCACTCGTCACAAGTGCCGTAGGAATTCCTGCGGTGGCTAAAGAGCCTGCTGCACCGTTTCGTTCACGCTTCCCATCCTTGTTGGAAGGAGACACCCCCGCTGCTCTCAGGAGTTGGATTGGCAGATTTTCATTGCCCAGCGAATTCGTTGCTACGAGCTCTGCCTTTTGACTGCCTACCCCATCAACATAGAAGGCTGCTATTATAGCTTGTCGCTCTTTGGCTGATAAGGCATTCGCATAAGCAATCGGGCCTCTGCTTCCCGATGTAACCGCGCCAAAGCTTACGAACCTCACTTCCGTATCAATCGGCTTGTCAGCCATATTACGCGCTATCTCAAGCAAGGCCGCTACACCGGAGCCATTGTGATTTGCCCCAACCGATAACCCAGCGGAATCATGGTGAGCAGATACCATCACGACCTGCCCAGTGTCATTTTGATTGGGCTTTCGGCTTGCCACGATATTATACGAGGTTTGCTTGCTGCTTACGGCTCCTTCCACCTTGACGGTTCCCTTTACGGGCCGCTTGTCCATAATGCGTTTTTGGAGCTTTGTGCCATCCGCCTTAGACAAAGCGATTACAGGAACAGCGATATCCAAGGGTTCACCCAGTGAAGCATTCCATCCTTCCTCTCGATCATTCCAGATGATAAGAGCAACGGCTCCGGCAGCGGCTGCTTGACGTACTTTTTCTCCGAACGAAATCTCGCCTCGCTTGACCAACACAATCTTTCCCCGTGATGCCTCATTCGCAAAATCAACCGCTCTTCCCAAGCCTGCATCCACCACTTCTGCTGTCGCGGTTCCATTGATCCCAAAAGCAAATCCACTTACTGTCCATTTTTGACCCTGCCATTCTTCCATCGTCAGTGATAGAGTAGTAGGCTTTCGGTACGTATAATAAGAAAACGGATCGAGCTTGGTCTTGTACCCGTAAGATCGAAGTGTATTTTCCACATAGACAGCTGCCGCAAATTCCGTTTCAGTAGCAGGTGGACGGGCTGTTCTCGCCAATTGCTCGACATGGCTGTACAATCGTTCACTATCGACCCAATCTTGCGTTTCCTCTGCATGAGCACGATGTGAAAGGGAAGGTATCGGCAATATCGTTCCACAGACTAGCAAGGCACATAGCGCATAATGACGGACAGATCGCATGGCAGTCTCCCTTTCCTTCGCTCTTTGCATTTATTATGGGCGGTTACGATAAACTGAGTCTAGTCAGAATAGTTAGTCAAATAACTTCATTCTGCGCCATCCCTGGACAGCTTTCGCTTTCTTCTGCCCAAAACGTCGATTTTTCGAGCGACTTCCCTCCATATGAATTCTTAATAGAAAGGTGCTTTACTCCGTAAAATTATTGATAAAGAAAAGGCGACTTTCAAATTGACCTATGTCCTTCCCTTTTGCTAAGGTGGAATCAACAAAAAACCGTTTGAAAGAAACGGATTGGAATCCATTGAGGGGGAAGTACCATGCTGTATGTTGATGGCAAATGGGTAGAAGACGGGCAAGTCGCAGTTCATCCAGAAGACCGCGGATATAACTTTGGGGATGGCATATATGAGGTAGTACGCATTTATAAGGGGCGCATGTATCAATGGGATGGACACCTTACCCGTCTGTTTCGAAGTGCCAAAGAAATAAAAATGGAGCTCCCTTGGAGCGCAGAAGAGCTGACAGACTTAGCGAATCAGCTGATCGCCAAAAACAACATCACGGAGAATGATGACGCCAGCCTTTACCTGCAAGTATCTCGTGGCGCCTCTCCGCGTGTACACGATATTCCGTCTGGTATCAAGCCTGTGATCATGGGCTTTGTCCGTCGCAAGGACCGCCCTATCGCCGATATGAAAAAAGGCTGGACCGCTCAGCTCATTGAAGATATCCGCTGGCTGCGTTGCGATATCAAAACGCTCAATCTGCTAGGGGCCGTTCTGGTCAAACAATACGCAAAGGATGCAGGTGCCCAAGAATCGATTTTGCACCGCAACGGCGTCATCACAGAGTGCAGCTCTTCCAATTTGTTCGTTGTAAAAAATGGCGAGCTGTATACACATCAGGCTGACAATCTAATCCTGCACGGAATTACCCGCCAAGCGGTCATTGATTTGGCTCGGGACAACGGGATCACTGTACACGAAAAAGCATTCGACATGGCTTTCTTGAAGCAAGCCGATGAAGTATTCCTCACCAGCACGACCGCAGAAATCATGCCGCTCATCTCGGTAGATGGCGTCGCTGTCGGCAACGGACAGCCAGGACCTGTCGTTCTTACGCTACAAGACTTGTTTGAACAGTATATCAACACAAGTGTTCTTGTGTAATGAAAAAAAGCTCTCCCGGTATGCATATAATCCGAGAGAGCTTTTCTTTATTTTTTAACGACGGAGATTCCATTCGTCTGTGGCATAGCGCGTCTTAACGAGTTCCTCTGCCAACGCGAGTTCTTCATCCGTAAGCGTTGAAGGGATCAGCTCCACTTCCAATCCAGATGCAAAGCCTTTCGAGAACGCCTCTATGGATTCTTGCAGACTGATTGGCCGTGGGCTTACTTCGTTGATCGTCACTGCTTTTTGTCGGAAACTATCGATCATCCGTTGTTTTACCCGCTCCGATGGGAAGTGCAAGAGCGAGAATAGCAAATCTACGTCCATATCAAGCAGAATAGAGCCGTGCTGAAGAATAACGCCCTTTTGTCGGGTCTGAGCGCTTCCCGCTACTTTTTTCCCCTCTACCACGAGCTCATACCAAGAAGGCGAATCGAAGCAAGCGGATGACCCTGGCGAATTGTACTTTTCCTTCTCCTCTTCACTCGCCAAAGAGACCATTTCCGCCGAGAGTCCAAGGTTTTGGAATCCGTGCAGCAGTCCCAAGCTAATGATTTTATAGGCTTCCGTCACACTCGAAGGCATTTTCGGATGGTCTTCGGATACGATGACACTGTATGTCAGCTCCTGATCGTGGAGAACAGCACGCCCTCCCGTCGCTCTGCGAACAAAGCCCAGTCCTCTATTTTGAACTTCCTCCAGGTTGATTTCCTTGATGGCCTTTTGGAAATAACCAATCGATAGTGTCGCGGGGTTCCACGTGTAAAAACGAACGGTCGGCGGAACCTTGCCCTCACTGTGTAACTGCAAAATTGCTTCATCTACTGCCATATTCATCGCGGGTGACATTGCTTCCGTCACGATATAGCGCCACTGTTCCATCTATGTACCTCCTCATTCACAACGCCTTCATTGTACGCTTCTGGCACGAAGGACGGCAAGCTTCTGATGGGCTAATTGGAGCGAGCTGTTTCCTGTAAAATGGCCAAGACCTGCGCCAATGAATCTGTTTTCTTCGCATTCTCTTCCCGCATTCGCTGCAAGATGGACTCCCTGTTGTTTTGCAAGTCATTCACCGCTTGAAAAAAGCGATCAGCCGTTAGCTCTTCTTCCAGCAAAACATGACACAAGCCCTGCCTTTTAAAAGACTGTGCATTTAGTATCTGATCACCCCGACTTGCTTCACGGGACAACGGTATCAAGAGCATCGGCTTTTGCAGGGCTAAAAACTCATAAATCGCATTGGAGCCTGCTCGTGATACGACAAGATCAGCCATCGCCAGCAAATCGGGCAATTCCTCCTGTACATACTCGAATTGCTTGTAGCCTGCCACCTGAATCGTTTCATCCACTTGATTTTTGCCGCAAATATGTACAATGGAAAAATGTTCGAGCAAAGCAGTAAGCGAATGGCGTACCGCCTCGTTTATTCTCCGTGCTCCCAAGCTTCCACCCATGACAAGCATGACAGGTTTCTTTGTAGAAAAGGAGCAGGATAACAAGCCCGCTTCTCTTCTCCCCTGCTTCAGCTCATCTCGCACAACTGCACCTACGTGAATCCCTTTGTTTTTCGGCACTTTCGAAAGCGTATCTGGAAATGTTACGCACACCTTGCTGGAAAAAGGGACAGCCAGCTTATTTGCAAGACCGGGTGTCAGATCTGATTCGTGGATGACTACCGGAAGGCGGTTTAGCCACCCCCCAAATACGACCGGCACGGAGACGAAGCCCCCTTTGGAAAAAATCACATCCGGCTTCCACTTACCGAGAAAGTGAGAAGCTTGCCAAATGCCTTTGAGGACTCGCAGCGGGTCACTTACGTTTTTCCAATCAAAGTAACGTCGCAATTTTCCTGAAGAAATGCCAATATAGCGAACATCCGGATGGTTGGCGACTAGCTCTCGTTCAATTCCTGTCGCAGAACCAATGTAGGCGACTTCCCAACCCAGCTTGATAAAGTGGGGGATGAGCGCAAGATTCACAGTGACATGTCCTGCCGAACCACCACCGGTAAACACAATCCTTCTCTTCATTCGGTTCGAACCCTCCCCTGCCTCTTCCTCCCTCATGATAGCACCAATCCGAAAGAAAAGCCGCCCGTAACAACAGGCGACTTTTCCTGGAATCTAGAATTAGGCTTGCGGTTGATAACGCAGAATTGGCTTTCTTGCCGCTGTCGCTTCATCCAAACGTTTGACCACAGTAGTATGAGGAGCTTCCTGAACGATTTCTGGCGTTTCCTCACACTCGCGGGCAATTTGGAGCATGACGTCGATGAACTCATCGAGCGTTTCTTTTGTCTCGGTTTCGGTCGGTTCGATCATGAGGCACTCGTCCACGATCAATGGGAAGTAGATCGTTGGCGGGTGGTAGCCGAAGTCGAGCAAGCGTTTTGCGATATCGAGCGTGCGTACGCCCAGCTTCTTCTGGATTACACCAGACAGGACGAACTCATGCTTGCAGACGCGATCAAATGGCAGATGATAAGCCGTTGCCAGACGACGCATCATGTAGTTGGCGGAGAGCACCGCATTTTGAGAAACTTGCAGCAAGCCTTCTGGACCCATGGTACGGATATAGCTGTATGCACGAACGAGAATACCGAAGTTTCCGTTGTAGCCTTTTACGCGACCGATGGAAGCCGGACGATTGCTGTCCCAGTAGAAGCTGCCGTCTTCCTTTTTCGCTACGATTGGTGTAGGCAGGAATGGCTCGAGAATTTTTTTCACGCCGACCGGACCTGCACCTGGACCACCACCGCCGTGAGGCCCTGTAAACGTTTTGTGCAAGTTCAGATGCACCACGTCGAAGCCCATGTCTCCTGGACGGGCAATTCCTAAAATCGCGTTTGCATTGGCACCATCGTAGTACAAGAGGCCGCCAGCTTCATGAACGATTTTCGCCATTTCTACGATATCTTCTTCAAACAATCCCAGTGTGTTCGGGTTCGTCAGCATCAAAGCAGCCGTGTCTGGTCCTACTGCATCACGCAGTGCTTGAATGTCAACCAATCCACGATCGTCAGATGCAATCGTTACGGTATCCAAGCCAGCTACAGCAGCAGATGCCGGGTTCGTACCGTGTGCGGAGTTCGGCACGATTACTTTGGTACGATGCGCTTCCCCACGGCTCTCGTGGTAAGCGCGGATCATCATCAGGCCTGTCCACTCACCCGCAGCACCAGCAGCTGGTTGCAGGGTAACTGCGTCCATGCCTGTAATTTCACCCAGTTCTTCTTGCAGGTTGTACAACAGCTCCAAAGCGCCCTGTACGGTTTCTTCTGGTTGATACGGATGTGTCTGCGCGAAGCCTGCGTAACGGGCAACGTCCTCGTTGATTTTCGGGTTGTATTTCATCGTGCAAGAACCGAGCGGATAGAAGCCATTGTCTACCCCATGGTTGCGACGAGACAGTTCGGTATAGTGACGAACCAATTGCAGCTCAGATACTTCTGGCAGCTCAGCCGGCGTTTCGCGGATGAGGTGCTTTGGCAAAAGACTTGCTACTTCTACTTCTGGAACATCCAATGCCGGCAAATTGTAGCCCACACGGCCTGGTTTGCTCATTTCAAAGATCAGTGCTTTCTCCTGGTCGTTACGCACGTGTGATCGCCTCCAATTCAGCCGCCAATGTGTCGATTTCTTCTTTGGTACGTAGCTCAGTTACTGCAAGCAAGGTATGATTCGCAAACTCTGGATAGTCGAGACCGAGATCATAGCCCCCGATCATTCCAGCAGCCAGCAGCCCTTTGTTCACTTCTGCAACTGGTTTGTTCAGCTTCACCACAAACTCGTTGAAGAACGGTGAAGTGAATACGATCTCCAAGCCTTTTGCTTGCAGGGCATTTTTGGCGTAATGAGCTTTTTGCAGGTTCATCATCGCCATTTCTTGTACACCCTGCTTGCCGAGTGCTGTCATGGCAATGGAAGCAGCCAATGCGAGCAGCGCTTGGTTCGAGCAGATATTGGAAGTCGCTTTTTCACGACGAATATGTTGTTCACGCGCTTGCAGCGTCAATACGAAGCCGCGTTTGCCATTCTCGTCCTTCGTTTGACCGACGATACGACCTGGCATTTTGCGCATCAGTTTGGATGTGGTAGCAAAATATCCGCAATGTGGTCCGCCAAAGGCTGCTGGGATACCGAATGGCTGCATGTCGCCCACTACGATATCTGCGCCCAATTTGCCCGGCGCCTCCAGTACACCTAGAGCAAGCGGATTGGAGGATGTGATCAACAGTGCGCCTTTTCCGTGCGCAATTGGTTCAATCGCTCCCAAGTCCTCTACATTTCCGAAGAAGTTTGGATACTGCACGATGACCGCTGCTGTGTTTTCATCAACAAGCGCTTCCAGAGCCGCTGTATCCGTAACGCCGTCGCTGTTGATACCTACTTCAACCAGCTCAACATTTTGTCCATACGCATATGTTTTCAAAACACCACGCGCTTCCGGATGTACAGCGCGAGAAACGATTACGCGCTTTTTGCCAGTGTGACCCGCAGCCATCATCGCTGCCTCTGCCAAAGAAGTCGCGCCGTCATACATCGAGGAGTTAGCTACCTCCATGCCAGTCAGCTCACATACCATCGTTTGGAACTCAAAAATAGCTTGCAGCTCACCTTGGCTGATTTCTGGCTGGTAAGGTGTATAAGCGGTAAAGAATTCACCGCGGAGCAACATGTGATTGACTGTGCTCGGTGTGTAATGTTGATAAACACCCGCGCCTAGAAAATTAACATGCGTGCTGAAGTTTACGTTTTTATTTGCGAGGTGTGTAAAATACTTCACCAAATCTGGCTCGGAAAGTGCTTCTGGAATATTCAATGCACCTTTGAAGCGTACTTCTTCCGGAATATCAGCAAACAGTTCTTCTACACTCGAAATGCCGAGGGTTTCCAGCATTTCGCGCTTGTCCTGATCAGTTTGGGGCAGGTAGCGGTATTTCACGGACGTTGTCCTCCTCTAAAAGGATGTATGTGGTGTATCGCTTAGTTTTTTGGGCGTTTATAAAATGGAGCGGCAACGACTTCTGCTTTCAGACGTTTTCCGCGAATTTCTACCTCTACTTGTGTACCTAACGCAGTATGCTCTGTTTTTACGAGAGCGAGACCGACGTTCTTCTTCAAGGTTGGAGATTGTGTTCCCGTTGTCACTTCGCCAATGAGCTCTTCCCCCACATAAACGGGGT
This genomic stretch from Brevibacillus sp. DP1.3A harbors:
- the gcvPA gene encoding aminomethyl-transferring glycine dehydrogenase subunit GcvPA, which produces MKYRYLPQTDQDKREMLETLGISSVEELFADIPEEVRFKGALNIPEALSEPDLVKYFTHLANKNVNFSTHVNFLGAGVYQHYTPSTVNHMLLRGEFFTAYTPYQPEISQGELQAIFEFQTMVCELTGMEVANSSMYDGATSLAEAAMMAAGHTGKKRVIVSRAVHPEARGVLKTYAYGQNVELVEVGINSDGVTDTAALEALVDENTAAVIVQYPNFFGNVEDLGAIEPIAHGKGALLITSSNPLALGVLEAPGKLGADIVVGDMQPFGIPAAFGGPHCGYFATTSKLMRKMPGRIVGQTKDENGKRGFVLTLQAREQHIRREKATSNICSNQALLALAASIAMTALGKQGVQEMAMMNLQKAHYAKNALQAKGLEIVFTSPFFNEFVVKLNKPVAEVNKGLLAAGMIGGYDLGLDYPEFANHTLLAVTELRTKEEIDTLAAELEAITRA